In Streptococcus mitis, the DNA window TTCTTACCCAAGATGGGAAGAAATTCCAAACATTGACCTCTATCTGGACCAGGTTTTGCTTTATGTCAATCAAGTCTGCGCTCCTGTATCTCCAGATAAAGACAAGGGCCTAACAGCATCTATGGTCAACAATTATGTCAAACATGGTTACCTGACAAAGCCTGACAAGAAAAAATACCAACGCCAACAGATTGCCCGTTTGATTGCTATCACAACCCTCAAGTCTGTATTTTCTATTCAAGAAATAGCTCAGACACTGAATACTCTACAAAGTCAAGCAAGTTCAGAGCAACTCTACGATGCTTTTGTAAACTACATGAACCAAGGAATTGACCCAGCTAACCCTATTATCCAAAGTAGCTGTCAAACCGTTAAACTCTATCATCAAACTCTAGCCTTAATCGATCATACTCAAGAAGAGGTAATCCAATGAACACTAGTCTTAAACTCAGCAAACAACTCAGTTTTGGAGAGGAGATTGCTAATAGCGTGACCCATGCCGTAGGAGCAGTCATCATGCTCATCTTGCTACCTATTTCATCCACCTATAGTTATGAGACACACGGATTTTTATCATCTATAGGTGTATCCATTTTTGTCATCAGTCTTTTTCTCATGTTCCTCTCATCCACCATTTACCACTCTATGGCCTATGGTTCAACCCACAAATATGTCTTGAGAATTATTGACCATTCTATGATTTATGTGGCTATCGCAGGCTCTTATACGCCAGTCGTATTGACCTTGATGAATAACTGGTTTGGCTATCTGATTATTGCTATTCAATGGGGAACGACCATCTTTGGTATCCTCTATAAAATCTTTGCTAAAAAGGTCAATGAGAAATTCAGCCTTGCTCTTTACCTGATTATGGGCTGGTTGGTTCTGGCTATCATTCCTGCCATTATCAGTCAAACAACACCAATCTTTTGGAGTCTCATGGTAAGCGGTGGACTCTCTTATACAGTTGGAGCTGGATTTTATGCCAAGAAAAAACCTTATTTCCACATGATTTGGCATCTCTTTATCCTAGCAGCATCTGCCCTCCAATACATTGCCATTGTTTATTACATGTAAAAAAGTTGAGAAATTCAATCTCAACTTTTTTCTTTACACATATTGATAAAGTACTGGTGCAAGCGCACATCATCAGTCAATTCTGGATGAAAAGAAGTTACTAACATATTTTTTTCTTGGGCTGCAACGATTTGATTATCAACTGTTGCTAGAATTTCTACATCTTCTCCAACACTACTAATAATCGGACCACGGATAAAGGTCATTGGAATCTGACCGACTCCCTTACATTCTGCTTCCGTGTAGAAACTTCCTAATTGGCGCCCATAGGCATTGCGCTCGACCACCATATCCATAGTTCCTAGATGACTCTCTTCCTGAGAAGTAATTTCCTTAGCCAGCAAAATTAAACCCGCACAGGTCCCAAACACCGGTAAGCCAGATAGAATTGCTTCTCGAATGGGAATCAGCATGTTCTGCTCACGTAAGAGCTTGCCCATGGTTGTAGATTCCCCACCAGGTAAGATCAAACCCGACAAGTCACTCTGATTTTGCTGAAAATCCTCTAAATTTCTGATTTCAACACTCTCGACACCTAATCGATCTAGCACTTTTGCATGTTCTGCAAAGGCCCCTTGCAAGGCCAATATTCCGATTTTCATCTATTTTCCTCGCTCAGCCATGAGGATTTGGATCTCATTTTCATTGATACCAACCATGGCTTCTCCTAAATCTTCAGAGATTTGAGCTAAAATTTGAGGATTTCGGAAATTAGTTACCGCTTTGACAATGGCACTCGCTCGTTTAACAGGATCTCCTGACTTAAAAATACCTGAACCGACAAAGACACCCTCTGCCCCTAATTGCATCATCAGCGCAGCATCTGCTGGCGTTGCAACACCTCCAGCAGCAAAGTTTACAACTGGCAATTTCCCATGTTCATGGACATATTGAACCAATTCTACAGGGACTTGCAATTCCTTGGCAGCAACATAAAGTTCGTCCTCACGTAGGTTTTGAATACGG includes these proteins:
- the trhA gene encoding PAQR family membrane homeostasis protein TrhA, producing MNTSLKLSKQLSFGEEIANSVTHAVGAVIMLILLPISSTYSYETHGFLSSIGVSIFVISLFLMFLSSTIYHSMAYGSTHKYVLRIIDHSMIYVAIAGSYTPVVLTLMNNWFGYLIIAIQWGTTIFGILYKIFAKKVNEKFSLALYLIMGWLVLAIIPAIISQTTPIFWSLMVSGGLSYTVGAGFYAKKKPYFHMIWHLFILAASALQYIAIVYYM
- a CDS encoding DUF1836 domain-containing protein, translating into MKTAFSYPRWEEIPNIDLYLDQVLLYVNQVCAPVSPDKDKGLTASMVNNYVKHGYLTKPDKKKYQRQQIARLIAITTLKSVFSIQEIAQTLNTLQSQASSEQLYDAFVNYMNQGIDPANPIIQSSCQTVKLYHQTLALIDHTQEEVIQ
- the pdxT gene encoding pyridoxal 5'-phosphate synthase glutaminase subunit PdxT translates to MKIGILALQGAFAEHAKVLDRLGVESVEIRNLEDFQQNQSDLSGLILPGGESTTMGKLLREQNMLIPIREAILSGLPVFGTCAGLILLAKEITSQEESHLGTMDMVVERNAYGRQLGSFYTEAECKGVGQIPMTFIRGPIISSVGEDVEILATVDNQIVAAQEKNMLVTSFHPELTDDVRLHQYFINMCKEKS